In Gemmatimonadota bacterium, the following proteins share a genomic window:
- a CDS encoding sigma-70 family RNA polymerase sigma factor: protein MPMSESNLSSLVVRAQTGDRAAYDDIVLRFQDMAVGYASALLGDFHLAEDAAQEAFVGAWTELPRLHEPAAFPGWFKRIVFMRCSRVLRKRQPVAIEHAAAIEHAAAETLVAAQSLATVGSLVTADPGEELESRDEKTRVMAAIGRLPDEERMSVLLFYISTYSHREVGSFLGLSASTVNNRLRSARKRLRKEMMKMAEREIPGQAPSRDDRFAQRIASLLQPDDLKTERYQYGIEAVDGHQAWALFCASGAGDLARVSAMLDRDPMLVNAQYWYQFPIHMAVREGHAEVVQLLLQAGADPGQSRYTYNSWDKLLDISQERGFNSVQALLEAAMRERFGYDPAFEELADAIKSRDHARVEVVLAARANLIHASDALGNGPLHWAVITRQNDLVNLFVARGANLEARRADGQTPLLVSLNGDYWFRSRDLPAEAPKDTWVITRHLLACGAEYALSVACAAGDENRVDAVLASNPVLARTLDAGRRSPLAYAAGRGHTQIVEKLLDLGADPNLPEENAPRGGALFGACSGNHIETAKLLLERGADPNAEVDSSGSCLTTVEYNHGTDGHRMQAMLHEYGAVTPPFAMVDDSELERAVREGGAVVSHPQFLHELMGRNNAELINVFLENTPDVGDLFRLTDIWGGNYPSDPDMIRTLAGHGLDLCRANWIGRTFLHGCAEKGDVAAARAFLELGADIDAIELEYGGTPLAAAARSGKTEMVRFLLGQGANPTVPAESVWAQPLYGAEKEGHGEVVALLRDRMNGG, encoded by the coding sequence ATGCCTATGAGCGAATCCAATCTCTCTTCACTGGTCGTCCGTGCCCAGACCGGCGACCGCGCGGCCTACGACGACATCGTCCTCCGGTTCCAGGACATGGCGGTGGGCTACGCCTCCGCCCTGCTGGGCGATTTCCACCTGGCCGAAGACGCCGCACAGGAGGCCTTCGTCGGCGCCTGGACCGAACTGCCGCGCCTGCACGAACCGGCTGCGTTTCCAGGATGGTTCAAGCGGATCGTCTTCATGCGCTGCAGCCGTGTATTGCGCAAGCGGCAACCCGTCGCGATCGAGCATGCTGCGGCCATCGAACACGCGGCGGCGGAAACGCTGGTGGCGGCTCAATCGCTGGCGACGGTGGGATCGCTGGTGACGGCCGACCCGGGAGAGGAACTGGAGTCGCGTGATGAGAAAACCCGGGTCATGGCCGCGATAGGCCGGTTGCCCGACGAAGAGCGCATGTCGGTCCTGCTGTTCTACATTTCGACGTATTCGCACCGGGAAGTCGGCTCGTTTTTGGGCCTGTCGGCGTCGACGGTCAACAACCGGCTGCGATCGGCTCGCAAACGGCTACGAAAGGAGATGATGAAAATGGCTGAAAGGGAAATACCTGGACAGGCACCCTCGCGCGACGATCGCTTCGCGCAACGGATCGCAAGTCTGCTCCAGCCCGATGACCTGAAGACCGAACGCTACCAGTATGGGATCGAAGCCGTAGACGGCCACCAGGCCTGGGCGTTGTTTTGCGCCAGCGGAGCAGGCGACCTGGCGCGGGTCAGCGCGATGCTGGACCGCGACCCCATGCTGGTCAATGCCCAGTACTGGTATCAGTTTCCCATCCACATGGCAGTGCGCGAGGGCCATGCCGAGGTGGTCCAACTGCTGTTGCAGGCCGGTGCCGACCCGGGCCAGTCGCGATATACGTACAATTCGTGGGACAAGCTGCTGGACATCTCGCAGGAGCGCGGCTTCAACAGTGTACAGGCGCTGCTCGAGGCGGCGATGCGGGAACGATTCGGGTACGATCCAGCTTTCGAGGAGCTGGCGGACGCGATAAAAAGCCGTGACCATGCGCGTGTGGAGGTGGTGCTGGCCGCCCGGGCCAACTTGATACACGCATCAGACGCATTGGGCAACGGCCCCCTGCACTGGGCGGTGATCACGCGGCAGAACGACCTGGTGAATCTCTTCGTCGCGCGGGGCGCCAACCTGGAAGCCCGCCGCGCCGACGGCCAGACCCCACTGCTGGTCTCACTCAACGGGGACTACTGGTTCCGATCGCGCGATCTGCCGGCGGAGGCCCCGAAAGATACCTGGGTCATCACGCGGCACCTTCTCGCCTGCGGCGCGGAATACGCCCTGAGCGTCGCCTGTGCGGCCGGCGATGAGAACCGGGTCGATGCGGTACTGGCGTCCAACCCGGTCCTGGCCCGCACGCTCGATGCCGGCAGACGCAGTCCGCTTGCCTATGCCGCTGGCAGGGGACACACACAGATCGTCGAAAAACTGCTGGACCTGGGTGCCGACCCCAACCTGCCGGAAGAAAACGCACCGCGCGGCGGGGCACTGTTCGGCGCCTGCTCGGGCAACCACATTGAGACGGCGAAACTGCTGCTCGAACGCGGTGCCGATCCAAACGCCGAGGTGGACTCATCCGGATCTTGTTTGACTACTGTCGAGTACAATCATGGCACAGACGGCCATCGGATGCAGGCCATGTTGCACGAGTATGGCGCCGTGACGCCGCCCTTTGCCATGGTGGACGATTCGGAACTGGAACGGGCCGTGCGCGAGGGAGGAGCCGTCGTTTCGCATCCTCAGTTTCTGCATGAGTTAATGGGACGGAACAATGCCGAACTCATCAACGTCTTTCTGGAAAACACGCCGGACGTCGGCGATCTTTTCCGTCTGACGGACATATGGGGTGGAAACTACCCCTCGGATCCCGATATGATCCGCACCCTGGCCGGCCACGGCCTCGACCTGTGCCGCGCCAACTGGATCGGCCGGACCTTTCTGCACGGCTGTGCCGAAAAGGGCGATGTCGCGGCGGCTCGTGCTTTCCTGGAACTCGGTGCCGACATCGATGCGATCGAGCTCGAATACGGGGGAACACCCCTGGCGGCAGCGGCGCGCAGCGGGAAGACGGAAATGGTGCGTTTCCTGCTGGGCCAGGGCGCCAATCCGACCGTACCGGCCGAGTCGGTCTGGGCCCAACCGCTCTACGGTGCCGAGAAGGAAGGCCACGGGGAGGTGGTGGCTTTGCTGCGGGATCGCATGAACGGTGGCTAG
- the glnA gene encoding type I glutamate--ammonia ligase — MTPIDVIAFARDQGAEMVDFRFIDVPGTWQHFSAPIETLEEDTFEEGVGFDGSSVRGFQTIDKSDMILIPDPLSAKIDPFMEAKTLILVCNVKDPVTLEMYTRDPRYVAQKAEAYMQSVGIADTAYFGPEAEFYIFDDVRFAQKPNASFHRVDAGEGWWNTGRAESPNLGNKIPYKRGYFPVPPNDTHQDLRTRMVLTLRSMGIESEVHHHEVGTAGQAEIDIRFNTLLRMSDDLLMYKYIVKNVARQAGKTVTFMPKPIFEDNGSGMHVHQSLWKEGKNLFFEAGTYADLSDMARHYIGGLLHHCASVLAFAAPTTNSYRRLVPGYEAPINLIYSQRNRSACVRIPMYSKSEKAKRIEFRTPDPGANPYLAFTAMMMAGLDGIENRIEPPEPIDLDLYDLEPEQAAEVSHTPQDLGEALDALEDDHEYLLKGDVFTPDLVETYLDYKRENELDQIRLRPHPWEFGLYYDI, encoded by the coding sequence GTGACCCCAATTGACGTAATCGCATTCGCTAGGGACCAGGGCGCGGAAATGGTCGACTTCCGGTTCATCGACGTACCGGGAACCTGGCAGCATTTCTCGGCGCCGATCGAAACGCTGGAAGAAGACACTTTCGAAGAAGGTGTCGGGTTCGACGGTTCGAGCGTTCGGGGATTCCAGACCATCGACAAGAGCGACATGATCCTGATCCCGGACCCGCTGTCGGCCAAGATCGATCCCTTCATGGAGGCGAAGACGCTGATCCTGGTCTGCAACGTCAAGGACCCGGTGACGCTTGAAATGTACACGCGCGACCCGCGGTACGTCGCCCAGAAGGCCGAGGCCTACATGCAGTCCGTGGGCATCGCGGACACGGCCTACTTCGGTCCGGAAGCCGAGTTCTACATCTTCGACGACGTGCGGTTCGCCCAGAAGCCGAACGCCAGCTTCCACCGGGTCGACGCCGGCGAGGGCTGGTGGAACACGGGACGGGCCGAGAGCCCCAACCTCGGCAACAAGATCCCCTACAAGCGCGGGTATTTCCCCGTGCCCCCCAACGACACCCACCAGGACCTGCGCACGCGCATGGTGCTGACGCTCCGGAGCATGGGCATCGAGTCGGAAGTGCACCACCACGAGGTGGGCACGGCGGGGCAGGCCGAGATCGACATCCGCTTCAACACGCTGCTGCGCATGTCCGACGACCTGCTCATGTACAAGTACATCGTCAAGAACGTCGCCCGGCAGGCTGGCAAGACGGTGACCTTCATGCCGAAACCGATCTTCGAGGACAACGGTTCGGGCATGCACGTGCACCAGAGCCTCTGGAAGGAAGGCAAGAACCTCTTCTTCGAGGCCGGCACGTACGCCGACCTGAGCGACATGGCCCGGCACTACATCGGCGGCCTGCTCCATCACTGCGCCTCCGTGCTGGCCTTCGCCGCGCCGACGACCAACTCCTACCGGAGACTCGTCCCGGGTTACGAAGCGCCGATCAACCTGATCTACTCGCAGCGCAACCGAAGCGCCTGCGTGCGGATCCCCATGTACTCGAAGAGCGAGAAGGCCAAGCGGATCGAGTTCCGCACGCCGGATCCGGGCGCCAATCCCTACCTGGCGTTCACGGCCATGATGATGGCCGGCCTGGACGGCATCGAGAACCGGATCGAGCCGCCGGAGCCGATCGACCTCGACCTCTACGATCTCGAGCCGGAACAGGCCGCGGAAGTGTCCCACACGCCGCAGGACCTCGGCGAGGCGCTGGACGCCCTGGAGGACGATCACGAATACCTCCTCAAGGGCGACGTGTTCACGCCCGACCTGGTCGAGACCTATCTCGATTACAAGCGGGAGAACGAGCTGGACCAGATTCGCCTGCGTCCGCACCCGTGGGAGTTCGGACTCTACTACGACATCTAG
- a CDS encoding trypsin-like serine protease, whose product MQNLGERHTGYAAARRTPMAVWYILAAFVGALLGIVFLVVAYPDALSTLGGGPAGNANSAQTYIPESPASSGQPGSDGHSGQPGQRGTEGLSGSLGRSGAFGAPRGGGIADPRAESRRSPAGLIAANEAISTSRRTSIVSAVERAGPAVVSIVATFQMRRRGFSPMFDDPFFGHFVVPRLYTREEPNTGSGVIIDETGYIVTNAHVVQLGDYTARRIRAVLTDGRSLACTLVGVDVMSDLAVLHVEGEDLPVAALGRSDDIMTGEWAITIGNPLGLAVEDAQPAVAVGVVSALGRNFRRQQRSRTVYRDMIQTDATINPGNSGGPLVNAFGEVIGINTFILSESGGSEGVGFAIPIDRVRRVADELIQYGGTRRGWTGLSVIDITEYVAQELNIVNRQGVLVNEIDPDSPADLAGILVMDVIRKINGEAIASYPEAREALYGSLVGDSIELEVERDGRLMPLVLHIAEL is encoded by the coding sequence ATGCAGAACTTGGGAGAACGCCATACGGGCTACGCGGCGGCCAGACGGACCCCGATGGCGGTGTGGTACATCCTGGCGGCCTTCGTTGGCGCGTTGTTGGGTATCGTCTTCCTGGTCGTGGCCTATCCCGATGCACTGAGCACGCTCGGCGGGGGGCCGGCCGGGAACGCGAACTCGGCGCAAACGTATATACCTGAAAGCCCGGCATCGTCCGGTCAGCCTGGATCGGATGGTCATTCTGGCCAGCCTGGCCAGCGCGGGACGGAGGGCCTGTCCGGTTCACTTGGGCGTAGCGGTGCGTTCGGGGCGCCGAGGGGTGGCGGAATCGCGGATCCCCGCGCGGAATCCCGGCGTTCGCCGGCGGGACTGATCGCCGCCAACGAAGCGATCAGCACGTCCCGGCGCACGTCCATCGTATCCGCGGTTGAACGGGCGGGACCGGCCGTCGTGAGCATCGTCGCGACGTTCCAGATGCGGCGGCGCGGATTCTCCCCGATGTTCGACGATCCCTTCTTCGGCCATTTCGTGGTGCCGCGGCTGTACACCCGCGAAGAGCCGAACACGGGTTCGGGCGTGATTATCGACGAAACGGGCTACATCGTCACCAACGCTCACGTGGTTCAGCTTGGCGACTATACGGCTCGGCGAATCCGGGCCGTCCTGACTGACGGCCGAAGCCTGGCCTGCACCCTGGTGGGCGTAGATGTCATGTCGGATCTGGCCGTGCTCCACGTGGAAGGCGAGGACCTCCCGGTGGCGGCGCTGGGCCGGTCCGACGACATCATGACCGGCGAGTGGGCCATCACCATCGGCAATCCGCTGGGCCTGGCCGTGGAGGACGCCCAGCCGGCCGTGGCGGTCGGCGTGGTCAGCGCGCTGGGACGGAACTTCCGCCGGCAGCAGAGGTCGAGGACGGTCTACCGGGACATGATCCAGACCGACGCGACCATCAATCCGGGCAACAGCGGCGGTCCGCTGGTCAATGCCTTCGGCGAGGTCATCGGCATCAACACGTTCATCCTGTCCGAAAGCGGCGGCTCGGAGGGCGTGGGTTTCGCCATACCCATCGATCGGGTCCGGCGCGTCGCGGACGAGTTGATCCAGTACGGCGGAACCAGACGGGGTTGGACGGGCCTGTCGGTGATCGACATCACGGAATACGTGGCCCAGGAGTTGAATATCGTCAATCGACAGGGCGTGCTGGTGAACGAGATCGATCCGGACAGCCCGGCGGACTTGGCCGGCATCCTGGTCATGGACGTGATCAGGAAGATCAACGGGGAAGCGATCGCCAGCTACCCCGAAGCGCGGGAAGCGCTGTACGGCAGCCTGGTGGGTGATTCCATCGAACTGGAGGTCGAGCGGGACGGCCGCCTCATGCC